A stretch of the Acanthopagrus latus isolate v.2019 chromosome 9, fAcaLat1.1, whole genome shotgun sequence genome encodes the following:
- the ankzf1 gene encoding ankyrin repeat and zinc finger domain-containing protein 1, with product MTACAEYRSIFDLCPDDEALTGLREVNPVLRQAAVTDPAPEELEDKSPEDDRQRESSLVREVSDKMVCSACRCSFNNREEQMEHYKLDWHRFNLRQKMSGTPPVTAEEFERKTGAGDMSSISGSESDSEEEDLDSDSGGGGRSSSNVNGTDNESSAESSSITGRPLSRIVFQNSAGQYLSVYRCVLQGKLQSDDEQDAGSSLKAISKKTVWIVLMTGGGHFAGAVFQGKEVLQHKTFHRYTVRAKRGTAQGLKDSQNRSHAPKSAGAALRRHNEAALVKDIQDLLVSWAEHVQEASAIFVRAPSYNKTIFFGGRAAPLDKKDSRIRTLPFATRRATFREIQRVHEVLSTVHVYGKDTDMSAVFSPSKKAWKKAVKPTARINTDQEKEEIHDSSDNEGGVEIQLEMVEMTLGTLDLRESEICPSRHRRRRRRKKKEEGKMQTEELSNTEADDQEEEVPEAAAAGDGPQETQSKKRKRKAPSKKQLEDDVDESWEYGLRDALFTACKVGDADALCTLLQLPGETAESQEQSENDPSDAPSPLTLLNKPIDSSGFTLLHVASAAAQKAVVRLLLDAGGDPACRDNRGKTPYVVAPDKDTRNVFRKYMGENPDKYDYVKAQVPGPLTAEIESKQSEKKKAQKALKKQREKEQKEEKRKQELEAEEKKRFASLTDREKRALAAERRLAEQVAASGVSISHVKRCWLCGESLLGKIPFQYLEYSFCSPQCVQAHRKANTLPGKT from the exons atgaCAGCTTGTGCCGAGTATCGCTCCATCTTCGACTTGTGCCCGGATGATGAAGCTCTCACTGGACTGAGGGAGGTGAACCCCGTCCTGAGGCAGGCTGCTGTCACCGACCCAGCCCCAGAAG AGTTGGAGGATAAATCCCCAGAAGATGACAGGCAGAGGGAGTCCAGCCTGGTTCGAGAGGTGTCGGACAAGATGGTGTGCTCAGCCTGCAGATGCTCCTTTAATAACCGTGAGGAGCAG ATGGAGCACTACAAGCTCGACTGGCACCGCTTCAACTTGAGACAGAAGATGTCGGGGACGCCGCCGGTGACAGCTGAGGAGTttgagaggaagacaggagctG GAGACATGTCGAGCATCTCGGGCTCGGAGTCGGATTCAGAGGAAGAAGACTTGGATAgtgacagtggaggaggaggaagaagcagcagcaacgTCAACGGCACAGATAACGAGAGCTCAGCTGAAAGCAGTTCAATCACCGGCCGACCCTTGAGCAGGATCGTTTTCCAGAACTCGGCAGGACAGTATCTATCAGTCTACCGCTGCGTTCTGCAGGGCAAG CTTCAGTCAGACGACGAGCAGGATGCAGGATCCTCCCTGAAGGCCATAAGTAAGAAGACCGTGTGGATCGTCCTCATGACAGGTGGAGGCCACTTTGCTGGTGCTGTTTTCCAAGG gaAAGAAGTCCTTCAGCACAAGACGTTCCACCGCTATACAGTGCGGGCGAAGCGAGGCACCGCTCAAGGACTGAAAGATTCACAGAACCGAAGTCACGCACCCAAATCCGCAGGAGCTGCCCTGAGGCGACACAACGAGGCGGCGCTCGTAAAG GACATTCAGGATCTCCTAGTAAGCTGGGCCGAACATGTGCAGGAGGCCTCTGCCATATTCGTACGAGCTCCCAGCTACAACAAAACCATCTTTTTCGGCGGTCGTGCAGCTCCGCTCGACAAAAAAGACTCCAGGATCCGCACACTCCCCTTTGCCACACGCAGGGCGACCTTTCGGGAGATACAGCGGGTACACGAGGTGCTTTCCACTGTCCATGTTTATG GGAAAGACACAGACATGTCTGCTGTCTTCAGCCCATCTAAGAAGGCCTGGAAGAAAGCTGTCAAGCCCACAGCTCGAATAAATACAGATCAGGAGAAAG AAGAAATCCATGACAGCTCGGATAACGAAGGAGGTGTAGAGATCCAGCTGGAGATGGTGGAGATGACATTAGGAACTCTGGACCTCAGGGAGTCTGAAATCTGTCCCTCCCggcacaggaggaggaggaggaggaaaaagaaggaggagggcaAAATGCAAACTGAAG aACTGAGTAACACGGAAGCAGACGATCAGGAAGAGGAGGTgccagaggctgcagcagcaggagacgGCCCTCAAGAGACGCAAtcaaagaagaggaaaaggaaagcaCCGAGCAAGAAACAACTGGAAG ATGATGTTGATGAGTCGTGGGAGTACGGCCTGAGGGATGCCCTGTTTACAGCCTGTAAGGTTGGGGATGCGGATGCTCTGTGCACACTCCTCCAGCTACctggagagacagcagagagtcAAGAGCAGTCGGAGAACGACCCTTCTGATGCTCCAAGTCCTCTAACTCTCCTCAATAAGCCCATTGACTCTTCAGGGTTCACTCTGCTGCACGTGGCGtcagcagctgcacaaaaaGCAGTGGTCCGGCTGCTCCTGGACGCAGGAGGAGACCCAGCCTGCAG AGATAATAGAGGGAAGACCCCGTATGTCGTCGCCCCGGACAAAGACACAAGAAATGTCTTCCGTAAATATATGGGTGAGAATCCTGACAAATACGACTACGTCAAGGCGCAG GTCCCGGGGCCACTAACGGCAGAGATTGAATCCAAACAGTCGGAGAAGAAAAAGGCTCAGAAGGCGTTGAAAAAACAGCGAGAAAAagagcagaaggaggaaaagaggaaacaggagcTGGAGGcggaggaaaagaagaggtttGCATCTCTGACAGATCGAGAAAAG AGAGCtctggcagcagagaggaggttagCAGAGCAAGTGGCTGCATCGGGAGTCAGCATCTCTCATGTCAA GAGATGCTGGCTGTGTGGAGAGTCTCTGCTGGGGAAGATCCCATTTCAGTATCTGGAATATTCGTTCTGCAGCCCTCAATGCGTTCAAGCACATCGTAAAGCCAACACTCTTCCAGGCAAGACCTGA
- the LOC119025404 gene encoding high choriolytic enzyme 2-like isoform X4, translated as MLSNATEVQEGKVRLKRKFSDELTDRDQMNAMDQILLVNSKLRQPRGMALREGDIASSYIRSAISCPGNACLWPKSIDGFVYVPYILSPLYDDMDRITIENGMQDISSGTCVKFIQRTVEGSFLDIQPRYGCWSYLGQTGGSQTLSLQTPGCMWSGVAAHELMHALGFVHEQSRSDRDHYVSIIWKNIMPDQLHNFRKQLTNNLNSPYDYGSVMHYGRYAFSEDGGPTIIPKPDPYIPIGQRDGPSLLDLHKINVLYNCGATD; from the exons ATGTTATCG aatgCTACTGAAGTGCAGGAGGGAAAGGTGAGGCTGAAAAGGAAATTCTCAG ATGAACTGACGGACCGCGATCAAATGAATGCCATGGATCAAATCCTGCTGGTCAACAGCA AGTTGCGACAGCCGCGAGGAATGGCACTCAGAGAGGGAGACATCGCCAGCTCATATATAAGGAGCGCCATCTCCTGCCCTGGCAACGCCTGTCTGTGGCCCAAATCCATTGATGGATTTGTTTATGTGCCCTACATCCTCTCTCCACTATATG ACGACATGGACAGAATCACCATAGAAAACGGGATGCAGGACATCTCCTCTGGAACGTGTGTTAAATTCATTCAGCGCACTGTCGAAGGCAGCTTCCTTGATATCCAGCCGAGATACGG CTGCTGGTCGTATCTAGGGCAGACCGGAGGAAGTCAGACGCTGTCCCTGCAGACTCCTGGGTGCATGTGGTCAGGAGTCGCTGCCCACGAGTTGATGCACGCCCTCGGTTTCGTACACGAGCAGTCCCGCTCGGACCGGGACCACTATGTCTCAATTATCTGGAAAAACATCATGCCAG ACCAACTGCACAACTTCAGGAAACAGCTGACAAACAATCTCAACAGTCCATATGACTACGGCTCCGTCATGCATTATGGAAG ATACGCCTTCTCTGAAGACGGTGGACCAACAATAATCCCCAAACCAGATCCTTACATTCCCATTGGCCAGCGAGATGGACCCAGTCTGCTGGATCTTCATAAAATCAATGTCCTGTATAACTGTG GTGCCACCGACTAA
- the LOC119025404 gene encoding high choriolytic enzyme 1-like isoform X3, with the protein MLSKFFFSPKWGPIGFKEHEAHGDGTAMDAIIKANEFHVTGIIDGTTSLREGDIAVTAGKRSKVCFARSCLWAKSVDGHVYVAYRLSPDYTEMETKLIKKGMEHVEKGTCVKFVARTHERDFIDIQPKAGCWSYLGARGGRQTVSLQTPDCLQIGVIAHEFMHVLGFVHEQSRFDRDNYVTVMWPNIWRDRLRNFEKFKTDNLELPYDYSSIMHFGMYAYSQDGQPTIVPKNNKNIKLGQSSSLSRIDKLKINKLYNCGDADDN; encoded by the exons ATGTTATCG AAATTTTTCTTCAGCCCAAAGTGGGGTCCCATTGGCTTTAAAG aacatgAAGCGCACGGTGATGGTACAGCGATGGATGCAATCATTAAAGCCAATGAGTTCCATG TTACTGGAATCATAGACGGCACCACCAGTCTCAGAGAGGGAGACATTGCCGTTACTGCTGGAAAGCGCTCCAAAGTCTGCTTCGCCCGGAGCTGCCTCTGGGCCAAGTCAGTGGACGGACATGTCTATGTTGCATACAGACTCTCGCCTGACTACA CTGAAATGGAGACAAAGCTGATAAAGAAAGGGATGGAACATGTCGAGAAAGGCACCTGTGTGAAATTTGTGGCTCGGACTCACGAGCGAGACTTCATCGACATCCAGCCAAAGGCTGG GTGCTGGTCCTACCTTGGTGCGCGTGGTGGAAGACAGACCGTGTCTCTCCAGACTCCCGACTGCCTCCAGATTGGAGTGATCGCCCATGAATTCATGCACGTCCTGGGATTTGTGCACGAGCAGTCTCGCTTTGACCGGGACAACTATGTCACCGTCATGTGGCCAAACATTTGGAGGG ATCGGTTGAGGAACTTTGAGAAATTCAAGACAGATAATCTGGAGCTGCCATATGACTACAGCTCAATCATGCACTTCGGGAT GTATGCCTACTCTCAGGATGGACAGCCAACCATCGTTCCGAAGAACAACAAGAACATAAAGCTGGGCCAGTCGTCGTCTCTGAGCCGCATCGACAAGCTGAAAATCAACAAGCTTTATAACTGTG gtgacgCGGATGATAACTGA
- the LOC119025404 gene encoding high choriolytic enzyme 1-like isoform X2 has protein sequence MERIILLCVVCTCLSAVDAEKFFFSPKWGPIGFKEHEAHGDGTAMDAIIKANEFHVTGIIDGTTSLREGDIAVTAGKRSKVCFARSCLWAKSVDGHVYVAYRLSPDYTEMETKLIKKGMEHVEKGTCVKFVARTHERDFIDIQPKAGCWSYLGARGGRQTVSLQTPDCLQIGVIAHEFMHVLGFVHEQSRFDRDNYVTVMWPNIWRDRLRNFEKFKTDNLELPYDYSSIMHFGMYAYSQDGQPTIVPKNNKNIKLGQSSSLSRIDKLKINKLYNCGDADDN, from the exons ATGGAGCGGATTATCCTCTTGTGCGTGGTGTGCACCTGTCTCTCCGCTGTAGATGCTGAG AAATTTTTCTTCAGCCCAAAGTGGGGTCCCATTGGCTTTAAAG aacatgAAGCGCACGGTGATGGTACAGCGATGGATGCAATCATTAAAGCCAATGAGTTCCATG TTACTGGAATCATAGACGGCACCACCAGTCTCAGAGAGGGAGACATTGCCGTTACTGCTGGAAAGCGCTCCAAAGTCTGCTTCGCCCGGAGCTGCCTCTGGGCCAAGTCAGTGGACGGACATGTCTATGTTGCATACAGACTCTCGCCTGACTACA CTGAAATGGAGACAAAGCTGATAAAGAAAGGGATGGAACATGTCGAGAAAGGCACCTGTGTGAAATTTGTGGCTCGGACTCACGAGCGAGACTTCATCGACATCCAGCCAAAGGCTGG GTGCTGGTCCTACCTTGGTGCGCGTGGTGGAAGACAGACCGTGTCTCTCCAGACTCCCGACTGCCTCCAGATTGGAGTGATCGCCCATGAATTCATGCACGTCCTGGGATTTGTGCACGAGCAGTCTCGCTTTGACCGGGACAACTATGTCACCGTCATGTGGCCAAACATTTGGAGGG ATCGGTTGAGGAACTTTGAGAAATTCAAGACAGATAATCTGGAGCTGCCATATGACTACAGCTCAATCATGCACTTCGGGAT GTATGCCTACTCTCAGGATGGACAGCCAACCATCGTTCCGAAGAACAACAAGAACATAAAGCTGGGCCAGTCGTCGTCTCTGAGCCGCATCGACAAGCTGAAAATCAACAAGCTTTATAACTGTG gtgacgCGGATGATAACTGA
- the LOC119025404 gene encoding high choriolytic enzyme 2-like isoform X1: MNSALILLGFLFGLLTQVYALPVKNATEVQEGKVRLKRKFSDELTDRDQMNAMDQILLVNSKLRQPRGMALREGDIASSYIRSAISCPGNACLWPKSIDGFVYVPYILSPLYDDMDRITIENGMQDISSGTCVKFIQRTVEGSFLDIQPRYGCWSYLGQTGGSQTLSLQTPGCMWSGVAAHELMHALGFVHEQSRSDRDHYVSIIWKNIMPDQLHNFRKQLTNNLNSPYDYGSVMHYGRYAFSEDGGPTIIPKPDPYIPIGQRDGPSLLDLHKINVLYNCGATD, encoded by the exons ATGAATTCTGCCTTGATCCTCCTGGGTTTCTTGTTTGGCTTGCTGACGCAGGTGTATGCTCTTCCCGTTAAG aatgCTACTGAAGTGCAGGAGGGAAAGGTGAGGCTGAAAAGGAAATTCTCAG ATGAACTGACGGACCGCGATCAAATGAATGCCATGGATCAAATCCTGCTGGTCAACAGCA AGTTGCGACAGCCGCGAGGAATGGCACTCAGAGAGGGAGACATCGCCAGCTCATATATAAGGAGCGCCATCTCCTGCCCTGGCAACGCCTGTCTGTGGCCCAAATCCATTGATGGATTTGTTTATGTGCCCTACATCCTCTCTCCACTATATG ACGACATGGACAGAATCACCATAGAAAACGGGATGCAGGACATCTCCTCTGGAACGTGTGTTAAATTCATTCAGCGCACTGTCGAAGGCAGCTTCCTTGATATCCAGCCGAGATACGG CTGCTGGTCGTATCTAGGGCAGACCGGAGGAAGTCAGACGCTGTCCCTGCAGACTCCTGGGTGCATGTGGTCAGGAGTCGCTGCCCACGAGTTGATGCACGCCCTCGGTTTCGTACACGAGCAGTCCCGCTCGGACCGGGACCACTATGTCTCAATTATCTGGAAAAACATCATGCCAG ACCAACTGCACAACTTCAGGAAACAGCTGACAAACAATCTCAACAGTCCATATGACTACGGCTCCGTCATGCATTATGGAAG ATACGCCTTCTCTGAAGACGGTGGACCAACAATAATCCCCAAACCAGATCCTTACATTCCCATTGGCCAGCGAGATGGACCCAGTCTGCTGGATCTTCATAAAATCAATGTCCTGTATAACTGTG GTGCCACCGACTAA
- the tra2b gene encoding transformer-2 protein homolog beta isoform X4: protein MQYAHVILKVCSILGCQESRSASRSVSPRDSGKSASRSPARSPARSKDGSRHSRSKSRSRSRSKSGSHSHRGSRRHYSRSRSRSRSYRRRSHSRSYSGERRRRSHSRSPMSNRRRHIGNRANPDPNCCLGVFGLSLYTTERDLREVFSKYGPLSDVSIVYDQQSRRSRGFAFVYFENKDDAKEAKERANGMELDGRRIRVDFSITKRPHTPTPGIYMGRPTYGGGGPSGPRRYSRDYDRGYDRGYDRGGYDRYDDRDYYRSYRRRSPSPYYRGAYRSRSRSRSYSPRRY, encoded by the exons ATGCAATACGCACATGTCATATTAAAGGTGTGCTCCATTCTTGGCTGCCAG GAGTCTCGCTCTGCATCCAGGAGCGTGAGTCCACGGGACTCTGGGAAGTCAGCGAGCCGCTCCCCGGCTCGCTCGCCCGCCCGCTCAAAAGATGGCTCGCGTCACTCCCGCTCTAAATCTCGGTCCCGGTCCAGGTCAAAATCTGG GTCCCATTCCCACCGCGGCTCACGCAGGCACTACAGCCGTTCTCGATCCCGCTCGAGGTCCTATCGTCGGAGATCTCACAGTAGGTCCTACAGTGGGGAGCGCCGGCGCAGGAGCCACAGCCGCTCACCCATGTCCAACCGCCGCAGGCACATTGGCAACCGG GCTAATCCAGACCCAAACTGTTGCCTGGGAGTGTTTGGCCTGAGCTTGTACACCACAGAGAGGGATCTGAGGGAAGTCTTTTCTAAATATGGCCCCCTGTCGGATGTCTCGATTGTGTATGACCAGCAGTCGAGGCGATCCAGGGGCTTTGCTTTCGTTTACTTTGAGAACAAAGATGACGCTAAAGAG GCAAAGGAACGAGCCAACGGCATGGAGCTGGACGGACGAAGGATCAGGGTGGACTTCTCCATCACAAAAAGACCTCACACCCCAACCCCTGGAATCTACATGGGCCGGCCCACGTA TGGCGGAGGCGGTCCCAGCGGTCCTCGACGCTATTCGCGCGACTACGACCGCGGATATGACCGCGGATACGACAGAGGCGGCTACGATCGCTATGATGACAGAGACTACTACAGATCATACAG AAGGCGATCTCCTTCACCGTACTACCGAGGGGCTTACAGGTCACGGTCCAGGTCACGATCTTATTCTCCCC GTCGTTACTGA
- the tra2b gene encoding transformer-2 protein homolog beta isoform X5, whose amino-acid sequence MSDSGKGYGERESRSASRSVSPRDSGKSASRSPARSPARSKDGSRHSRSKSRSRSRSKSGSHSHRGSRRHYSRSRSRSRSYRRRSHSRSYSGERRRRSHSRSPMSNRRRHIGNRANPDPNCCLGVFGLSLYTTERDLREVFSKYGPLSDVSIVYDQQSRRSRGFAFVYFENKDDAKEAKERANGMELDGRRIRVDFSITKRPHTPTPGIYMGRPTYGGGGPSGPRRYSRDYDRGYDRGYDRGGYDRYDDRDYYRSYRRRSPSPYYRGAYRSRSRSRSYSPRRY is encoded by the exons ATGAGCGATAGCGGCAAAGGTTACGGCGAGCGG GAGTCTCGCTCTGCATCCAGGAGCGTGAGTCCACGGGACTCTGGGAAGTCAGCGAGCCGCTCCCCGGCTCGCTCGCCCGCCCGCTCAAAAGATGGCTCGCGTCACTCCCGCTCTAAATCTCGGTCCCGGTCCAGGTCAAAATCTGG GTCCCATTCCCACCGCGGCTCACGCAGGCACTACAGCCGTTCTCGATCCCGCTCGAGGTCCTATCGTCGGAGATCTCACAGTAGGTCCTACAGTGGGGAGCGCCGGCGCAGGAGCCACAGCCGCTCACCCATGTCCAACCGCCGCAGGCACATTGGCAACCGG GCTAATCCAGACCCAAACTGTTGCCTGGGAGTGTTTGGCCTGAGCTTGTACACCACAGAGAGGGATCTGAGGGAAGTCTTTTCTAAATATGGCCCCCTGTCGGATGTCTCGATTGTGTATGACCAGCAGTCGAGGCGATCCAGGGGCTTTGCTTTCGTTTACTTTGAGAACAAAGATGACGCTAAAGAG GCAAAGGAACGAGCCAACGGCATGGAGCTGGACGGACGAAGGATCAGGGTGGACTTCTCCATCACAAAAAGACCTCACACCCCAACCCCTGGAATCTACATGGGCCGGCCCACGTA TGGCGGAGGCGGTCCCAGCGGTCCTCGACGCTATTCGCGCGACTACGACCGCGGATATGACCGCGGATACGACAGAGGCGGCTACGATCGCTATGATGACAGAGACTACTACAGATCATACAG AAGGCGATCTCCTTCACCGTACTACCGAGGGGCTTACAGGTCACGGTCCAGGTCACGATCTTATTCTCCCC GTCGTTACTGA
- the tra2b gene encoding transformer-2 protein homolog beta isoform X3: MSDSGKGYGERESRSASRSVSPRDSGKSASRSPARSPARSKDGSRHSRSKSRSRSRSKSGSHSHRGSRRHYSRSRSRSRSYRRRSHSRSYSGERRRRSHSRSPMSNRRRHIGNRDSPNGLLRLQANPDPNCCLGVFGLSLYTTERDLREVFSKYGPLSDVSIVYDQQSRRSRGFAFVYFENKDDAKEAKERANGMELDGRRIRVDFSITKRPHTPTPGIYMGRPTYGGGGPSGPRRYSRDYDRGYDRGYDRGGYDRYDDRDYYRSYRRRSPSPYYRGAYRSRSRSRSYSPRRY; the protein is encoded by the exons ATGAGCGATAGCGGCAAAGGTTACGGCGAGCGG GAGTCTCGCTCTGCATCCAGGAGCGTGAGTCCACGGGACTCTGGGAAGTCAGCGAGCCGCTCCCCGGCTCGCTCGCCCGCCCGCTCAAAAGATGGCTCGCGTCACTCCCGCTCTAAATCTCGGTCCCGGTCCAGGTCAAAATCTGG GTCCCATTCCCACCGCGGCTCACGCAGGCACTACAGCCGTTCTCGATCCCGCTCGAGGTCCTATCGTCGGAGATCTCACAGTAGGTCCTACAGTGGGGAGCGCCGGCGCAGGAGCCACAGCCGCTCACCCATGTCCAACCGCCGCAGGCACATTGGCAACCGG GACTCTCCCAATGGTTTGTTGCGTCTGCAGGCTAATCCAGACCCAAACTGTTGCCTGGGAGTGTTTGGCCTGAGCTTGTACACCACAGAGAGGGATCTGAGGGAAGTCTTTTCTAAATATGGCCCCCTGTCGGATGTCTCGATTGTGTATGACCAGCAGTCGAGGCGATCCAGGGGCTTTGCTTTCGTTTACTTTGAGAACAAAGATGACGCTAAAGAG GCAAAGGAACGAGCCAACGGCATGGAGCTGGACGGACGAAGGATCAGGGTGGACTTCTCCATCACAAAAAGACCTCACACCCCAACCCCTGGAATCTACATGGGCCGGCCCACGTA TGGCGGAGGCGGTCCCAGCGGTCCTCGACGCTATTCGCGCGACTACGACCGCGGATATGACCGCGGATACGACAGAGGCGGCTACGATCGCTATGATGACAGAGACTACTACAGATCATACAG AAGGCGATCTCCTTCACCGTACTACCGAGGGGCTTACAGGTCACGGTCCAGGTCACGATCTTATTCTCCCC GTCGTTACTGA
- the tra2b gene encoding transformer-2 protein homolog beta isoform X6, translated as MSDSGKGYGERESRSASRSVSPRDSGKSASRSPARSPARSKDGSRHSRSKSRSRSRSKSGSHSHRGSRRHYSRSRSRSRSYRRRSHSRSYSGERRRRSHSRSPMSNRRRHIGNRANPDPNCCLGVFGLSLYTTERDLREVFSKYGPLSDVSIVYDQQSRRSRGFAFVYFENKDDAKEAKERANGMELDGRRIRVDFSITKRPHTPTPGIYMGRPTYGGGGPSGPRRYSRDYDRGYDRGYDRGGYDRYDDRDYYRSYRRSPSPYYRGAYRSRSRSRSYSPRRY; from the exons ATGAGCGATAGCGGCAAAGGTTACGGCGAGCGG GAGTCTCGCTCTGCATCCAGGAGCGTGAGTCCACGGGACTCTGGGAAGTCAGCGAGCCGCTCCCCGGCTCGCTCGCCCGCCCGCTCAAAAGATGGCTCGCGTCACTCCCGCTCTAAATCTCGGTCCCGGTCCAGGTCAAAATCTGG GTCCCATTCCCACCGCGGCTCACGCAGGCACTACAGCCGTTCTCGATCCCGCTCGAGGTCCTATCGTCGGAGATCTCACAGTAGGTCCTACAGTGGGGAGCGCCGGCGCAGGAGCCACAGCCGCTCACCCATGTCCAACCGCCGCAGGCACATTGGCAACCGG GCTAATCCAGACCCAAACTGTTGCCTGGGAGTGTTTGGCCTGAGCTTGTACACCACAGAGAGGGATCTGAGGGAAGTCTTTTCTAAATATGGCCCCCTGTCGGATGTCTCGATTGTGTATGACCAGCAGTCGAGGCGATCCAGGGGCTTTGCTTTCGTTTACTTTGAGAACAAAGATGACGCTAAAGAG GCAAAGGAACGAGCCAACGGCATGGAGCTGGACGGACGAAGGATCAGGGTGGACTTCTCCATCACAAAAAGACCTCACACCCCAACCCCTGGAATCTACATGGGCCGGCCCACGTA TGGCGGAGGCGGTCCCAGCGGTCCTCGACGCTATTCGCGCGACTACGACCGCGGATATGACCGCGGATACGACAGAGGCGGCTACGATCGCTATGATGACAGAGACTACTACAGATCATACAG GCGATCTCCTTCACCGTACTACCGAGGGGCTTACAGGTCACGGTCCAGGTCACGATCTTATTCTCCCC GTCGTTACTGA
- the tra2b gene encoding transformer-2 protein homolog beta isoform X2 — MSNRRRHIGNRDSPNGLLRLQANPDPNCCLGVFGLSLYTTERDLREVFSKYGPLSDVSIVYDQQSRRSRGFAFVYFENKDDAKEAKERANGMELDGRRIRVDFSITKRPHTPTPGIYMGRPTYGGGGPSGPRRYSRDYDRGYDRGYDRGGYDRYDDRDYYRSYRRSPSPYYRGAYRSRSRSRSYSPRRY, encoded by the exons ATGTCCAACCGCCGCAGGCACATTGGCAACCGG GACTCTCCCAATGGTTTGTTGCGTCTGCAGGCTAATCCAGACCCAAACTGTTGCCTGGGAGTGTTTGGCCTGAGCTTGTACACCACAGAGAGGGATCTGAGGGAAGTCTTTTCTAAATATGGCCCCCTGTCGGATGTCTCGATTGTGTATGACCAGCAGTCGAGGCGATCCAGGGGCTTTGCTTTCGTTTACTTTGAGAACAAAGATGACGCTAAAGAG GCAAAGGAACGAGCCAACGGCATGGAGCTGGACGGACGAAGGATCAGGGTGGACTTCTCCATCACAAAAAGACCTCACACCCCAACCCCTGGAATCTACATGGGCCGGCCCACGTA TGGCGGAGGCGGTCCCAGCGGTCCTCGACGCTATTCGCGCGACTACGACCGCGGATATGACCGCGGATACGACAGAGGCGGCTACGATCGCTATGATGACAGAGACTACTACAGATCATACAG GCGATCTCCTTCACCGTACTACCGAGGGGCTTACAGGTCACGGTCCAGGTCACGATCTTATTCTCCCC GTCGTTACTGA
- the tra2b gene encoding transformer-2 protein homolog beta isoform X1 has translation MSNRRRHIGNRDSPNGLLRLQANPDPNCCLGVFGLSLYTTERDLREVFSKYGPLSDVSIVYDQQSRRSRGFAFVYFENKDDAKEAKERANGMELDGRRIRVDFSITKRPHTPTPGIYMGRPTYGGGGPSGPRRYSRDYDRGYDRGYDRGGYDRYDDRDYYRSYRRRSPSPYYRGAYRSRSRSRSYSPRRY, from the exons ATGTCCAACCGCCGCAGGCACATTGGCAACCGG GACTCTCCCAATGGTTTGTTGCGTCTGCAGGCTAATCCAGACCCAAACTGTTGCCTGGGAGTGTTTGGCCTGAGCTTGTACACCACAGAGAGGGATCTGAGGGAAGTCTTTTCTAAATATGGCCCCCTGTCGGATGTCTCGATTGTGTATGACCAGCAGTCGAGGCGATCCAGGGGCTTTGCTTTCGTTTACTTTGAGAACAAAGATGACGCTAAAGAG GCAAAGGAACGAGCCAACGGCATGGAGCTGGACGGACGAAGGATCAGGGTGGACTTCTCCATCACAAAAAGACCTCACACCCCAACCCCTGGAATCTACATGGGCCGGCCCACGTA TGGCGGAGGCGGTCCCAGCGGTCCTCGACGCTATTCGCGCGACTACGACCGCGGATATGACCGCGGATACGACAGAGGCGGCTACGATCGCTATGATGACAGAGACTACTACAGATCATACAG AAGGCGATCTCCTTCACCGTACTACCGAGGGGCTTACAGGTCACGGTCCAGGTCACGATCTTATTCTCCCC GTCGTTACTGA